One Oryza brachyantha chromosome 3, ObraRS2, whole genome shotgun sequence DNA segment encodes these proteins:
- the LOC107303887 gene encoding uncharacterized protein LOC107303887 isoform X2: MKRLPLFVLLVVTFAGGGNMSAGMSLDARSMAKSSDHQAYGGIELNGRRLQERRLDSTNRKTRSLEDVRIDDYRPVDPSPSSKATIGAGPIEHGTPLLPYVPRPTPPPDHPAQSPVT, encoded by the exons ATGAAGCGTCTccctttgtttgttttgttggtCGTTACATTTGCTGGAGGAGGAAACATGTCAGCGGGGATGTCTTTAGATGCAAGAAGCATGGCGAAATCTTCAG ATCATCAGGCCTATGGAGGCATTGAGCTAAATGGCAGAAGACTACAG GAAAGAAGACTTGATTCTACTAACCGCAAGACAAGGTCCTTGGAAGATGTCAGGATCGATGACTACCGACCTGTTGATCCAAGTCCAAGCTCCAAGGCAACTATTGGGGCAGGTCCAATTGAGCATGGCACTCCTCTCCTTCCTTATGTGCCGCGACCTACGCCGCCTCCTGACCATCCTGCCCAATCTCCCGTTACTTAG
- the LOC107303887 gene encoding uncharacterized protein LOC107303887 isoform X1 has translation MKRLPLFVLLVVTFAGGGNMSAGMSLDARSMAKSSADHQAYGGIELNGRRLQERRLDSTNRKTRSLEDVRIDDYRPVDPSPSSKATIGAGPIEHGTPLLPYVPRPTPPPDHPAQSPVT, from the exons ATGAAGCGTCTccctttgtttgttttgttggtCGTTACATTTGCTGGAGGAGGAAACATGTCAGCGGGGATGTCTTTAGATGCAAGAAGCATGGCGAAATCTTCAG CAGATCATCAGGCCTATGGAGGCATTGAGCTAAATGGCAGAAGACTACAG GAAAGAAGACTTGATTCTACTAACCGCAAGACAAGGTCCTTGGAAGATGTCAGGATCGATGACTACCGACCTGTTGATCCAAGTCCAAGCTCCAAGGCAACTATTGGGGCAGGTCCAATTGAGCATGGCACTCCTCTCCTTCCTTATGTGCCGCGACCTACGCCGCCTCCTGACCATCCTGCCCAATCTCCCGTTACTTAG